CTTCTCCCCTGCTTCAGCACCTCTTCCTGCACCTTAAAACACCCCAAAACCACAGCACCAAAGCAAAAGCCGCTCTGGCGAGCGGCTTTTTGTTGCGTGAAACTCATATGAAGCAAGCGGAAATCAGTCGCTCTATATATGTATATATACATACGTCGCGACTACCACCTCAGCCCCGGAGTGCGCTCACCCCACGCGCACCAATTTCGGCAACGGATTGCTCATCCTGTACGCGATGACCACGAGCGCCGAAATAGACAATATATAAGTAGCAAACCAGCGGCACTGCAAACGAAGCCAGAATGCCCATGCGATCAGCAAAGTAAGCCTGAATGACCGGCACGATTGCGCCACCCACAATAGCCATACACAGAATGCCCGAGCCCTCACTGGTGAAGCGACCCAGACCTTTGAGTGCCAGCGAGAAAATGGTCGGGAACATGATCGAGTTGAAAAATCCCACCACGATCAACGCCCACATCGCGATATGACCACCCAACATCATGGCAGCGCCAATCAACAGCACGTTGACCAGTGCATTGAAGGCCAGCATGCGAGCAGGGTTGATCCGGGTCATCAGCGCGCTGCCGACAAAACGCCCCACCATCGCCCCGCCCCAGTAAATGGCCAGATATTTGCCAGCGGATTCAGGCGAAAGGCCCGCAATTTGTGGTTGTCCCATCAAACTGACCAGAAAGCTGCCAATCCCGACTTCCGCTCCAACATAGGCAAAAATGCCCAGCGCGCCCAATACCAGGTGGCGATATGCCCAGACAGATTGTTTGCCCTGGTGCGAGGCATGAGCACCGGCGTGTTGATCGGCGGATTCGTCGACCTCCTGGATTACCGGCAGCCGAATCAGCCAGATTGCCGCAGCCAAGGCAAACAGCACGCCCGTCAAAACCAGGTACGGCGTTTGCACCGAGGCTGCTTGTGCCGCCAGATTGCTGACAGTGTTACTGCCCGATTCAGTATTGACAGCCAGAATGGTAACGGCGCCGAGCAGCGGTCCCAGCGTAGCGCCAAGCGAATTAAACGCCTGCGTCAGGTTGAGGCGGCTGGATGCTGTGTCCGGATTACCCAATGCAGTGACGTACGGATTGGCAGCTACCTGCAAGAAGGTGATCCCGCCCGCCAGGATGAACAGCGCAGACAAGAAAAACACATACGACTGCGCACCAGCGGCTGGGTAAAACAATAAACAGCCTACGCCAGCGGTGACTAGCCCGGCGACGATGCCGCGCTTGTAGCCGATTTTGCGAATGATGAAACCCGCCGGAAACGACACCACAAAATAAGCGGTAAAGAAACAGAACTGGATCAGCGCGGCCTGAAGGTAGCTCAGCGAAAAAATGGCTTTCAGGTGCGGAATCAGGATGTCGTTTAGCGAGGTAATCAGGCCCCACATAAAGAACAGTGAAGTAAGAACAGTCAATGCTTTGCCAAACTTCTGGTTATTGGCAGATGGGTACATTCAGGAGCTCCACAACTCAACTTGCAAAACGGGCGGTAATGCACCGGCCCAGCACTGGAACCTGCTGCAAAGCGAAGAATGAAGTCAGACCGCTAGTCCACAGCGGTGGGATCAAAATGA
This genomic interval from Silvimonas soli contains the following:
- a CDS encoding sugar MFS transporter, which gives rise to MYPSANNQKFGKALTVLTSLFFMWGLITSLNDILIPHLKAIFSLSYLQAALIQFCFFTAYFVVSFPAGFIIRKIGYKRGIVAGLVTAGVGCLLFYPAAGAQSYVFFLSALFILAGGITFLQVAANPYVTALGNPDTASSRLNLTQAFNSLGATLGPLLGAVTILAVNTESGSNTVSNLAAQAASVQTPYLVLTGVLFALAAAIWLIRLPVIQEVDESADQHAGAHASHQGKQSVWAYRHLVLGALGIFAYVGAEVGIGSFLVSLMGQPQIAGLSPESAGKYLAIYWGGAMVGRFVGSALMTRINPARMLAFNALVNVLLIGAAMMLGGHIAMWALIVVGFFNSIMFPTIFSLALKGLGRFTSEGSGILCMAIVGGAIVPVIQAYFADRMGILASFAVPLVCYLYIVYFGARGHRVQDEQSVAEIGARGVSALRG